In Juglans microcarpa x Juglans regia isolate MS1-56 chromosome 8D, Jm3101_v1.0, whole genome shotgun sequence, the following are encoded in one genomic region:
- the LOC121243085 gene encoding laccase-14-like, with the protein MQAADISIYLQVKEAPYTRLCSTKNILTINGKFPGPTLQVRKGETIVVDVYNKGDYNITIHWHGVKQPRYPWSDGPEYITQCPIQPGKKFRQKIIFSSEEGTLWWHAHSDYTRATVYGAIIIHPKKGTHYPFPKPHGEFPIILGEWWKQGIMELYETFLQSGGDPNVSDAYTINGQPGDLYPCSKSETVKLTVEHGKTHLLRIINAALQDILFFAVGKHNLTVVGTDASYTKPLTTDYIAISPGQTIDVLLKANQPHRDYYMAASVYSSAAGVAYDNTTTTAILHYNESYINASSRPYLPNLPSYNDTNASASFTGKLRSLANEDHPVKVPLNISTKLIYAASVNTFPCNNRTSYCEGPNGTRLSASLNNISFQSPATDILEAYYNHIGGVYGDQFPSVPPLLFNFTADDLPSFLETPKIGTEVKVLEYNSTVELVFQGTNLVEGTDHPMHIHGFSFYVVGWGFGNFDKDKDPLEYNLVDPPLQNTIAVPKNGWATIRFKANNPGVWFMHCHLERHLSWGMDTAFIVKNGDYPEAQLISPPPDMPPC; encoded by the exons ATGCAGGCGGCAGACAT TTCGATCTATTTGCAGGTCAAGGAAGCTCCATACACAAGACTTTGCAGCACAAAAAACATCTTAACCATAAACGGAAAATTTCCTGGACCAACACTACAAGTTAGGAAAGGAGAAACTATCGTTGTTGATGTTTATAACAAAGGCGATTATAACATCACCATTCACTG GCATGGAGTGAAGCAACCAAGATATCCATGGTCCGATGGTCCTGAATATATCACACAATGTCCAATCCAACCAGGAAAAAAGTTCAGGCAGAAGATCATATTTTCCAGCGAAGAAGGAACTCTTTGGTGGCATGCGCACAGTGATTACACTCGGGCCACTGTTTACGGGGCCATAATCATCCATCCAAAGAAGGGAACTCATTACCCTTTTCCCAAGCCTCATGGAGAATTTCCCATCATATTAG GAGAGTGGTGGAAGCAAGGTATAATGGAGCTTTACGAAACATTTCTTCAAAGCGGAGGAGATCCCAATGTTTCCGATGCATATACTATCAACGGTCAACCTGGAGATCTATACCCATGCTCAAAATCTG AAACCGTCAAATTAACGGTGGAACATGGAAAGACCCATCTCCTCCGCATAATTAATGCTGCACTTCAGGATATTCTCTTCTTTGCCGTTGGAAAACATAACCTCACAGTCGTGGGAACTGACGCAAGCTACACCAAGCCACTGACAACAGATTACATTGCAATATCTCCTGGACAAACTATCGATGTCTTGTTGAAAGCAAACCAACCGCACCGTGACTATTACATGGCTGCCAGTGTCTATTCTAGCGCAGCCGGCGTCGCGTACGATAACACCACCACCACTGCTATTCTACACTACAACGAAAGCTACATTAACGCATCTTCAAGACCTTATTTGCCAAATCTTCCTTCCTACAATGACACCAATGCATCTGCTTCCTTTACGGGTAAACTCAGAAGTTTAGCAAATGAAGATCATCCAGTCAAAGTGCCACTAAACATAAGCACAAAACTAATCTATGCTGCTTCTGTAAATACATTCCCATGCAACAACAGAACTTCATATTGCGAGGGTCCTAATGGAACGCGGCTCTCTGCAAGCTTGAATAACATCAGCTTTCAATCGCCAGCCACTGACATACTAGAAGCCTACTATAATCATATTGGTGGCGTTTATGGTGACCAGTTTCCGAGTGTGCCACCTTTGCTATTTAATTTTACTGCAGATGATCTGCCATCGTTTCTAGAGACGCCGAAGATAGGGACAGAAGTGAAGGTCCTCGAGTATAACTCAACGGTGGAACTTGTTTTCCAAGGAACAAACCTGGTTGAAGGGACAGATCACCCCATGCACATACATGGGTTTAGTTTTTACGTGGTTGGTTGGGGATTTGGGAATTTCGACAAAGACAAGGACCCTTTGGAATATAATCTTGTTGACCCCCCGCTTCAGAATACCATCGCTGTCCCTAAGAATGGCTGGGCAACCATAAGATTCAAAGCAAACAACCCAG GTGTATGGTTCATGCACTGCCATTTAGAACGTCACCTATCTTGGGGCATGGATACGGCATTCATTGTCAAAAATGGAGACTACCCAGAGGCACAATTGATATCCCCACCACCAGACATGCCACCATGTTGA
- the LOC121243411 gene encoding laccase-14-like gives MSPVKTNSVVLLQIMLGLFLFAGMVIHCQGLSRHTFVVKEAPYTRLCSTKNILTINGKFPGPTLQVRKGETIVVDVYNKGDYNITIHWHGVKQPRYPWSDGPEYITQCPIQPGKKFRQKIIFSSEEGTLWWHAHSDYTRATVYGAIIIHPKKGTHYPFPKPHAEFPIILGEWWKQGIMELYETFLQSGGDPNVSDAYTINGQPGDLYPCSKSETVKLMVEHGKTYLLRIINAALQDILFFAVGKHNLTVVGTDASYTKPLTTDYIAISPGQTMDVLLKANQPRGDYYMAASVYSSAAGVPYDNTTTTAILHYNGSYINASSRPYLPNLPSYNDTNASASFTGKLRSLANEDHPVKVPLNISTKLIYAASVNTFPCNNVTSYCEGPNGTRLSASLNNISFQLPPTDILEAYYNHIGGVYGDQFPSVPPLLYNFTADDLPSFLETPKIGTEVKVLEYNPTVELVFQGTNLVAGTDHPMHIHGYSFYVVGWGFGNFDKDKDPLEYNLVDPPLQNTIAVPKNGWATIRFKANNPGVWFMHCHLERHLSWGMDTAFIVKNGDYPEAQLISPPPDMPPC, from the exons ATGTCTCCAGTGAAGACAAATTCAGTAGTACTGCTGCAAATAATGTTGGGGCTTTTCCTATTTGCCGGTATGGTCATCCATTGCCAGGGTTTATCTCGTCACACTTTCGTg GTGAAGGAAGCTCCATACACAAGACTTTGCAGCACAAAAAACATCTTAACTATAAACGGAAAATTTCCTGGACCAACACTACAAGTTAGGAAAGGAGAAACTATCGTTGTTGATGTTTATAACAAAGGCGATTATAACATCACCATTCACTG GCATGGAGTGAAGCAACCAAGATATCCATGGTCCGATGGTCCTGAATATATCACACAATGTCCAATCCAACCAGGAAAAAAGTTCAGGCAGAAGATCATATTTTCCAGCGAAGAAGGAACTCTTTGGTGGCATGCGCACAGTGATTACACTCGGGCCACTGTTTACGGGGCCATAATCATTCATCCAAAGAAGGGAACTCATTACCCTTTTCCAAAGCCTCATGCAGAATTTCCCATCATATTAG GAGAGTGGTGGAAGCAAGGTATAATGGAACTTTACGAAACATTTCTTCAAAGCGGAGGAGATCCCAATGTTTCTGATGCATATACTATCAACGGTCAACCTGGAGATCTATACCCATGCTCAAAATCTG AAACCGTCAAATTAATGGTGGAACATGGAAAGACCTATCTCCTCCGCATAATCAATGCTGCACTTCAGGATATTCTCTTCTTTGCCGTTGGAAAACATAACCTCACAGTCGTGGGAACTGACGCAAGCTACACCAAGCCACTGACAACAGATTACATTGCAATATCTCCTGGACAAACTATGGATGTCTTGTTAAAAGCAAACCAACCGCGCGGTGACTACTACATGGCTGCCAGTGTATATTCTAGTGCAGCCGGCGTCCCGTACGATAACACCACCACCACTGCTATTCTACACTACAACGGAAGCTACATTAACGCATCTTCAAGACCCTATTTGCCAAATCTTCCTTCCTACAATGACACCAATGCATCCGCTTCTTTTACGGGCAAACTCAGAAGTTTAGCAAATGAAGATCATCCAGTCAAAGTGCCACTAAACATAAGCACAAAACTAATCTATGCTGCTTCTGTGAATACATTCCCATGCAACAACGTAACTTCATATTGCGAGGGTCCTAATGGAACGCGGCTCTCTGCAAGCTTGAATAACATCAGCTTTCAATTGCCACCCACTGACATATTAGAAGCCTACTATAATCATATTGGTGGCGTTTATGGTGACCAGTTTCCGAGTGTGCCACCTTTGCTATATAATTTTACTGCAGATGATCTGCCGTCGTTTCTAGAGACGCCGAAAATAGGGACAGAAGTGAAGGTCCTCGAGTATAACCCAACGGTGGAACTTGTTTTCCAAGGAACAAACCTGGTTGCAGGGACAGATCACCCCATGCACATACATGGGTATAGTTTTTACGTGGTTGGTTGGGGATTTGGGAATTTCGACAAAGACAAGGATCCTTTGGAATATAATCTTGTTGACCCCCCGCTTCAGAATACCATCGCTGTCCCTAAGAATGGCTGGGCAACCATAAGATTCAAAGCAAACAACCCAG GTGTATGGTTCATGCACTGCCATTTAGAACGTCACCTATCTTGGGGCATGGATACGGCATTCATTGTAAAAAATGGAGACTACCCAGAGGCACAATTGATATCCCCACCACCAGACATGCCACCATGTTGA